The following coding sequences are from one Paenibacillus sp. JDR-2 window:
- a CDS encoding phosphotransferase enzyme family protein translates to MDDKRYLEEALRAYSFEEPAIEFIRHNENMTYKITNKSESYLLRMHKPIARNMEGVQTTPEAIRSELDFLLAWSAHSELPVQTPVANSDGELVSMIRIGQEERPCTVLEWIVGDVLSKQDMNCEEEARTLGTRIAKLHQFSQSYEKGPACIRPEYGTEWIHSMIYKLRRGEEYGILSGKDYQILERTMGMMIEWMTSWESTTETWGFIHADINYSNLIRSPKGISMIDFGLSGYGYYAMDLAMGALLVESKHRDAFLAGYGSCVTGSMDLAQLEAFMFLAIVGYYTFVLSQPDKLSWIEDHISGLINHICLPLLSGQRVFYTI, encoded by the coding sequence ATGGATGACAAGAGGTATCTGGAAGAGGCTTTGCGAGCCTACTCGTTTGAAGAACCGGCGATTGAGTTCATCCGTCATAACGAGAATATGACTTACAAGATCACGAATAAGAGTGAAAGTTATTTGCTGAGAATGCACAAGCCGATCGCCCGCAATATGGAAGGGGTCCAGACCACACCGGAAGCAATCCGCTCTGAATTGGATTTTCTGCTGGCTTGGTCTGCTCATTCCGAACTGCCTGTTCAGACTCCTGTTGCCAATAGTGATGGGGAACTGGTCTCTATGATACGGATCGGCCAAGAAGAGCGCCCCTGTACCGTCTTGGAATGGATTGTTGGCGATGTCTTGTCAAAGCAAGATATGAACTGCGAGGAAGAAGCCCGTACCCTGGGTACTCGAATCGCGAAGCTCCATCAATTCTCGCAAAGCTATGAGAAGGGACCGGCTTGTATCCGGCCGGAATATGGAACGGAATGGATTCATTCCATGATCTATAAATTGCGGCGCGGAGAAGAGTACGGGATTCTCTCCGGCAAAGATTATCAAATTCTCGAACGGACGATGGGGATGATGATTGAATGGATGACTTCATGGGAATCAACCACTGAAACCTGGGGGTTCATTCATGCGGATATCAACTACAGCAACTTGATACGTTCTCCCAAAGGAATTTCAATGATTGATTTTGGTTTGTCGGGATACGGGTATTATGCGATGGATCTCGCAATGGGCGCTTTACTCGTTGAGAGCAAGCATAGGGATGCCTTTCTCGCCGGCTACGGCAGCTGCGTGACAGGAAGCATGGATCTCGCTCAGCTAGAAGCTTTTATGTTTCTTGCGATCGTTGGCTACTACACCTTTGTATTAAGCCAGCCCGATAAGTTAAGTTGGATTGAAGATCATATTTCCGGGCTAATTAATCATATCTGTCTGCCGTTGCTAAGCGGTCAAAGAGTGTTCTACACGATCTAA
- a CDS encoding amidase family protein: MNRITDEKLFEADIASLQAAMEAGELTSEACVRWYLERIERINPTLRAVLEVNPDAISIARELDKERMELGARGPLHGIPILLKDNIDTGDRMHTSAGSVALAEHFAPADSAVAGQLKASGAVILGKANMTEWANFMSGSMWAGYSSRGGLTLNPYGPGELFVGGSSSGSGSAVAANLCAAAIGTETSGSIISPSSQNGIVGMKPTIGLVSRRGIIPITHSQDSAGPMTRTVKDAAILLGAMTALDPADSAMHDVGRTAHSDYASFLDVNGLQGARIGIPRHYYQGLDEARAEIIERAIVLCAELGAVIVDPVTMPCENAKWDWDVMRYEFKKGLNDYLATAGNGAYIRTLDELIEYNEAHRDTALKYGQNVLIWSNETSGTLTEPEYLESLRLNHETARKQGIDHVIDSHKLDALLFLGNEDGLDISARAGYPAITVPGGYAETGIIAEGGYTTKGPQGITFVGAAYSEPVLLKLAYAYEQASKYRRAPADPV, translated from the coding sequence ATGAATAGAATAACTGACGAAAAATTATTCGAAGCTGATATAGCATCGTTGCAAGCGGCGATGGAAGCGGGCGAACTAACGTCCGAAGCTTGCGTTCGCTGGTATTTGGAGCGGATTGAAAGGATAAATCCGACTTTAAGGGCCGTGCTTGAAGTGAATCCCGACGCCATCTCCATTGCGAGGGAGCTGGATAAGGAGCGGATGGAGCTTGGAGCACGAGGACCCCTTCACGGTATTCCGATTCTGCTGAAAGATAATATCGATACGGGAGACCGGATGCATACCAGTGCGGGTTCCGTAGCTCTCGCGGAGCATTTTGCACCTGCGGATTCTGCTGTAGCCGGGCAATTAAAAGCATCGGGAGCCGTCATTCTCGGGAAGGCAAATATGACGGAGTGGGCGAACTTTATGTCAGGCTCGATGTGGGCGGGATACAGCTCCAGAGGCGGACTTACCTTGAATCCTTATGGACCGGGCGAGCTGTTCGTAGGGGGCTCAAGCTCCGGGTCGGGCTCTGCTGTAGCTGCTAATCTGTGCGCGGCTGCCATTGGAACGGAAACATCAGGCTCCATAATCAGTCCGTCCTCGCAAAATGGCATTGTTGGCATGAAGCCAACCATTGGTCTTGTGAGTCGAAGAGGGATTATCCCGATCACTCATAGCCAAGATTCGGCTGGGCCAATGACCCGGACGGTCAAGGACGCCGCGATTTTGTTAGGGGCTATGACAGCTTTGGATCCGGCAGATTCAGCTATGCATGATGTTGGGCGAACAGCGCATTCGGATTATGCTAGCTTCTTGGATGTAAACGGCTTGCAAGGCGCGAGGATTGGTATACCGCGGCATTACTATCAGGGACTTGACGAGGCGAGAGCCGAGATCATAGAGCGGGCAATCGTTTTGTGCGCTGAACTTGGGGCCGTTATCGTGGATCCCGTGACTATGCCTTGCGAGAATGCGAAGTGGGATTGGGATGTTATGCGTTACGAGTTTAAAAAGGGTCTGAATGATTATTTAGCCACAGCCGGCAACGGTGCATACATCCGGACCTTAGATGAACTGATCGAATACAACGAAGCCCATCGCGATACGGCACTCAAATACGGGCAAAACGTATTGATCTGGTCGAACGAAACGAGTGGAACGTTGACCGAACCGGAATATCTAGAAAGCCTTAGGCTTAACCATGAAACCGCGCGGAAGCAAGGAATTGACCATGTTATCGACTCGCATAAGTTAGACGCCCTGCTGTTCCTCGGCAACGAAGATGGGCTCGATATTTCCGCGCGTGCGGGTTATCCCGCCATTACCGTCCCCGGCGGATACGCAGAGACGGGCATTATCGCTGAAGGAGGCTATACGACAAAAGGTCCGCAGGGCATCACGTTTGTCGGTGCCGCCTACAGCGAGCCGGTGCTCCTCAAGTTAGCCTATGCCTATGAGCAGGCAAGCAAGTACCGTCGAGCACCGGCCGATCCGGTTTAG
- a CDS encoding MFS transporter yields the protein MNTRNRWLMIAVGLGILLNPLNSSMISVAMARLQTEYKLDFTGVSWIIFSFYIASAVAQPVMGRASDLFGRRNIFLYGLVIAFLASLLAPLSPSFGWLIVFRIIQSIGTSMMVAVGMAIVRIYITDKQAAALSVLSIFLSGAAAIGPFVGGVLIHWWDWPAIFFVNIPFAIASYLLAWRTIPKDKPETSPVRGLTIRKWLDLIDASGILLFTAGLVALLVGLLSAKSSGHVSFSYVVIGLIGLLSLGAFVRHELKAKSPFIPLRTIAQYPAMTWVNVQFILVNILFYSLFFGLPSYLQIVRHVSEFHTGMLMLSLGLCSLAASPLAGKWIDKSGPRPALFVSAILMVFGSVWIVTLNESSPVISVCIALAAFGISNGLNSVGMQTALFDSSPKEIIGVASGLFNTSRYLGTIISSLLTGIVMGGEFSFTGFRILGIILTVIALTLVLMSWRRARSAQLKESKA from the coding sequence TTGAATACACGAAACAGATGGCTCATGATAGCCGTCGGATTAGGGATCCTGCTCAACCCTTTAAACTCGTCCATGATTTCCGTGGCAATGGCAAGGCTTCAAACCGAATACAAGCTTGATTTCACCGGAGTGTCCTGGATTATATTTTCTTTCTATATTGCGAGCGCTGTCGCCCAGCCCGTGATGGGCAGGGCCAGCGACTTATTCGGACGAAGAAATATCTTCCTGTACGGTCTAGTTATCGCTTTTCTAGCGTCGCTATTAGCGCCGTTGTCACCAAGCTTTGGCTGGCTGATCGTGTTCCGTATTATTCAATCGATAGGCACAAGCATGATGGTTGCCGTAGGCATGGCTATTGTCCGTATCTATATAACGGATAAGCAGGCTGCCGCGCTGTCTGTTCTGTCCATCTTTTTATCCGGCGCGGCAGCTATCGGTCCTTTTGTTGGCGGCGTGCTCATCCATTGGTGGGATTGGCCGGCGATCTTCTTCGTCAACATCCCGTTTGCCATAGCCAGTTACTTGCTGGCATGGAGAACCATTCCCAAGGATAAACCGGAGACTTCCCCCGTCCGCGGCCTTACCATCCGCAAATGGCTTGATCTGATTGACGCGTCAGGGATTCTGCTATTTACGGCGGGACTGGTTGCCCTGCTTGTCGGATTATTGTCCGCAAAATCTTCCGGGCACGTCTCGTTTAGTTACGTCGTTATCGGATTGATTGGACTATTATCGCTTGGGGCTTTCGTCAGACATGAGTTAAAAGCAAAATCTCCTTTTATCCCGTTACGGACTATAGCCCAATACCCGGCGATGACGTGGGTTAATGTTCAATTTATACTCGTGAACATTTTGTTCTACTCCTTATTCTTTGGACTACCTTCTTACTTGCAGATCGTTCGGCATGTCAGCGAATTCCACACCGGCATGCTGATGCTTAGTTTAGGCCTGTGCTCGCTTGCGGCTTCCCCGCTAGCAGGCAAATGGATCGACAAATCCGGCCCACGGCCCGCTTTATTCGTATCAGCCATTCTGATGGTCTTTGGTTCCGTATGGATCGTGACATTAAATGAGAGCTCGCCCGTTATAAGCGTCTGCATTGCCTTAGCTGCCTTCGGAATAAGCAACGGATTGAACAGCGTCGGTATGCAAACGGCATTGTTCGACAGTTCGCCGAAAGAAATCATTGGCGTAGCTTCCGGCTTATTTAATACCTCCCGATATCTCGGCACCATCATTTCGTCCTTATTGACCGGCATTGTAATGGGAGGAGAATTCAGCTTCACCGGGTTTCGTATCCTCGGGATTATTTTAACGGTTATTGCCTTAACTTTGGTCTTGATGAGCTGGCGGCGAGCTCGCTCCGCGCAATTAAAGGAATCGAAAGCCTAA
- a CDS encoding LysR family transcriptional regulator, producing MELLQLQYFLTVARLEHVTEAARHLHVTQSSLSKTIQRLEEDLGVLLFDRVGRKLRLNESGSRFLLRAERALFELDQGKQELNDWSSPEQGTIELAVNTASMLPNILREFRKKKPNIQFHVQMLTTQEMVAHLHRGDIDFCLSSPPLEGEDIECQIMYRDAILLAVPESHRLAGRSSVSLPELKEEWFVGVKKGYGTRDLVDSICKKAGFEPKFVYEGDEPARINALVEAEIGIAFIPGTARNSNGQIAYLEIDNNELVREIALLWHKSRYVSRAAQSFRKVVVNYFETLSKEDN from the coding sequence ATGGAGCTTCTGCAATTGCAATATTTCTTGACGGTAGCCCGGCTGGAGCATGTCACCGAAGCCGCGCGGCATCTGCATGTCACGCAGTCGTCGCTTAGCAAGACGATTCAACGATTGGAAGAGGACTTAGGCGTGCTTTTATTCGACCGGGTAGGCAGAAAGCTGCGTCTTAACGAGTCGGGAAGCCGATTCCTGCTGCGTGCAGAGCGGGCTTTGTTCGAACTGGACCAAGGCAAGCAGGAGCTGAACGATTGGTCCAGCCCGGAACAAGGAACGATAGAGCTCGCGGTGAATACGGCAAGCATGCTGCCTAATATTCTGCGAGAATTCCGCAAGAAGAAGCCCAATATTCAGTTCCACGTGCAGATGCTGACGACGCAGGAGATGGTAGCGCATCTTCATCGGGGAGATATTGATTTCTGCCTGTCTTCGCCTCCGCTTGAGGGAGAAGATATCGAATGCCAGATCATGTACAGAGATGCAATCCTTTTAGCGGTTCCCGAATCGCATCGTCTGGCAGGGCGGAGCAGCGTATCCTTACCCGAGCTGAAGGAGGAATGGTTCGTTGGAGTGAAGAAAGGTTACGGTACCCGTGATCTGGTAGACTCCATATGCAAAAAGGCTGGCTTCGAGCCCAAGTTTGTGTATGAAGGGGATGAGCCTGCGAGAATTAATGCGCTTGTGGAAGCCGAAATCGGCATTGCGTTTATACCGGGCACGGCTAGAAATTCAAACGGGCAGATTGCTTATCTAGAGATAGATAACAACGAGCTCGTGCGGGAAATCGCATTGTTATGGCATAAGAGCCGTTATGTATCGCGGGCTGCTCAATCTTTTCGCAAAGTTGTCGTTAATTACTTCGAGACGTTGTCTAAGGAAGATAATTAA
- a CDS encoding DinB family protein, whose product MFKLFEYNWQVRKDWFEWCRDVSQEELLKKRTGGIGGILHTLFHVADVEYSWLRALQGKPDFTEPFQSYASLEQVMELSDRFHEEVRSFVTAWTDDMEMKGLSDVYPNGEPINFKYGEIMRHVLAHEIHHMGQLSVWSRELGKAPVTANFIRRGLFG is encoded by the coding sequence ATGTTTAAATTATTCGAGTATAACTGGCAGGTACGGAAGGATTGGTTCGAATGGTGCCGGGACGTCTCCCAGGAAGAGCTGCTGAAGAAGCGGACTGGCGGAATTGGGGGTATTCTGCATACCTTGTTTCATGTTGCGGACGTGGAGTACAGCTGGCTCCGCGCTCTGCAAGGGAAGCCCGATTTCACGGAACCGTTCCAGTCGTATGCCAGCCTTGAGCAGGTAATGGAGTTATCGGATAGATTCCACGAAGAAGTTCGGTCGTTCGTAACCGCATGGACCGATGACATGGAGATGAAGGGATTGTCCGATGTATATCCGAATGGAGAGCCTATCAATTTCAAATACGGTGAAATCATGCGGCATGTCCTTGCTCATGAAATACACCATATGGGCCAATTGTCCGTGTGGTCGAGAGAATTAGGGAAGGCCCCAGTCACCGCTAATTTTATTCGACGGGGATTGTTCGGCTAA
- a CDS encoding reverse transcriptase-like protein: MIEVYLDGASAGNPGPSGAGIFIKNHGEVERYSIPLGVMDNHEAEFRTFTLALELCIRKEYKTVSFRTDSQFVNRAVEIEFVKNKKFAPLLLEALKLTKQFELFFMMWIPSSENKSADQLSRAAIRGN; the protein is encoded by the coding sequence ATGATCGAAGTGTATTTGGATGGTGCCAGCGCCGGAAATCCGGGGCCAAGCGGCGCCGGCATTTTCATCAAGAATCACGGGGAAGTGGAGCGTTATTCCATTCCGCTCGGGGTAATGGACAATCACGAAGCGGAGTTCCGAACCTTTACCCTCGCACTGGAGTTATGTATCCGCAAGGAGTACAAGACCGTGTCCTTCCGGACGGATTCCCAATTCGTGAACCGGGCTGTCGAGATTGAATTTGTGAAAAACAAGAAGTTTGCGCCGCTGCTTCTAGAAGCGCTTAAGCTGACGAAGCAATTTGAACTGTTTTTTATGATGTGGATTCCCAGCTCCGAGAACAAATCGGCCGACCAGCTGTCGCGGGCCGCTATTCGCGGCAATTAA
- a CDS encoding helix-turn-helix transcriptional regulator has translation MDISLADDNRAQHKHGDIHALPHSPDLSLYVPMIGMNICAPTYKNIRKKADITVLGYVINGHGEIRVNSEKHRLGRGDAFILRKDSRHEVTALSDSGDPWTYYWYNLHGNSLPLLETFHLLHTPYIPSADIEALFLKGFAAAKHKTEEGTDTQTALILSSTEILVALRKVVKEAAEYTSPMMGRMKLYLDQLVGETFQSEDFSHQMGLSFKQLNRIFKQHTGSTIYQYVLMRKLDIARMMLQDTELPVGEIAIHLGYDDPQYFSNLFKQKTGIAPTLYRQNAKAAD, from the coding sequence ATGGACATTTCACTTGCAGATGACAACCGTGCGCAGCATAAGCATGGCGATATCCATGCACTGCCGCATTCTCCAGATCTATCGCTATATGTCCCGATGATTGGAATGAATATTTGTGCGCCGACCTATAAGAATATTCGAAAGAAAGCAGATATCACCGTGCTTGGATATGTGATAAATGGACACGGAGAAATCAGGGTTAATTCGGAGAAGCACCGCCTTGGAAGAGGCGACGCTTTTATTCTGAGGAAAGACAGCAGGCATGAAGTAACAGCCTTGTCGGATTCTGGCGATCCATGGACCTATTACTGGTACAATCTCCACGGCAATAGTCTGCCGCTCCTCGAAACCTTCCATTTGCTTCATACCCCGTATATCCCCAGCGCTGACATTGAAGCTTTGTTCTTGAAGGGCTTTGCTGCCGCAAAACATAAGACCGAAGAAGGCACTGACACGCAGACCGCCTTAATCCTAAGCAGCACGGAGATTTTAGTTGCTCTGCGGAAAGTCGTAAAGGAAGCTGCCGAATATACCTCGCCAATGATGGGACGTATGAAGCTTTATCTGGATCAGTTAGTTGGTGAAACCTTCCAATCGGAAGATTTTTCCCATCAAATGGGATTATCCTTCAAGCAGCTGAACCGTATCTTCAAACAGCATACCGGCAGTACCATTTATCAATACGTGCTGATGCGCAAGCTGGACATTGCGAGAATGATGCTTCAAGACACGGAGCTGCCCGTTGGTGAAATTGCGATACATCTTGGTTATGACGACCCGCAATATTTTTCGAATCTATTCAAGCAAAAGACAGGAATAGCTCCTACGTTATACCGGCAAAACGCCAAAGCAGCCGATTAA
- a CDS encoding alpha-L-arabinofuranosidase C-terminal domain-containing protein produces the protein MNQKALITVNTEAPSKHRLNPYIFGHFVEDIRDHMDAMLAFTLKDMDFEDEADTRGVSSGWYAVTNGKNTEYTLEPAAPRHSGHSQRIRIFSADRCYGGIGQQVSVEGGLTYRVSIVARAAMDLRAAVCEIVDRESGELLSRTEVELRGHKWNEYEIELIPNRSCERAEFRILLSSESDSWRDGMGSGMLWLDHVSMLPTDSIGYVKREVVELTKQLKPGMMRLAGNYISAYHFEDAIGPVLERPNMINEAWGGWTNKYFGTDEFLAFCRDTETEPLICVNAGTGSPEEAAAWLEYCNGSVDSEYGALRVRNGHPEPYGVKYWEIGNEIYGPWQHGHCTAEQFAHRYNRFADAMKAVDPDIVLLACGDCDPEWNRTVLSISADKMDMLTLHIYHGFGTVGITPHTPKEERYPAVMSFPEVSRAAISKAEEIISSNPAFSHVKLAITEYNTMYYPNTIREGRPMEHTLESAVANAANLNEFIRQSHLIEIGSYSDLVNGWLGGCIRVGDCYADQYRGKETGWSGRSGVVYGTPTFHVMKAYANRDISRVLKVQTESPTFDWPSGSKRFDLEPGALPALDVAAGLNESGNVLTLFVVNRGLTAVEAELAVGLFAHAGVAAVWELSGDDYELINDVFEPEAVTAEESLLKFQDGKPLLTLKPHSVYVIEVRK, from the coding sequence ATGAATCAGAAGGCCTTAATTACCGTAAACACGGAAGCACCTTCCAAGCACCGCTTGAATCCTTATATTTTCGGCCATTTCGTGGAGGACATCCGCGATCATATGGATGCCATGTTAGCCTTTACGCTGAAGGACATGGACTTTGAGGACGAAGCCGATACGCGCGGCGTATCCTCAGGCTGGTATGCCGTAACCAATGGCAAGAATACGGAATATACATTGGAGCCTGCCGCTCCGCGGCATTCCGGCCATAGCCAGCGTATCCGGATTTTCAGCGCGGACCGCTGCTATGGCGGAATTGGACAACAGGTCAGTGTCGAGGGCGGACTAACTTATCGCGTAAGCATCGTAGCGCGTGCCGCTATGGATCTTCGGGCTGCCGTCTGCGAGATTGTCGACCGTGAGTCCGGTGAGTTGCTGAGCCGAACTGAAGTTGAACTGCGGGGACATAAGTGGAACGAATATGAGATTGAGCTGATTCCCAACCGTTCCTGTGAGAGGGCGGAGTTCCGGATTCTGCTCTCCTCGGAGAGTGATTCCTGGCGTGACGGCATGGGATCGGGCATGCTGTGGCTGGATCATGTGTCGATGCTTCCTACGGATAGCATAGGCTATGTAAAACGGGAAGTAGTAGAGTTAACCAAGCAGTTAAAGCCGGGAATGATGCGTCTGGCGGGTAATTACATCAGCGCTTATCATTTTGAGGACGCGATTGGCCCCGTACTGGAACGGCCCAACATGATTAACGAGGCATGGGGAGGCTGGACGAACAAATATTTCGGAACGGATGAATTCCTTGCGTTCTGCCGGGATACGGAGACGGAGCCTTTAATCTGCGTCAATGCGGGAACAGGTTCACCCGAGGAAGCAGCCGCATGGCTGGAGTATTGCAACGGCAGCGTAGACTCGGAATATGGCGCGCTTCGGGTTCGAAACGGCCATCCGGAGCCATATGGCGTCAAGTATTGGGAGATCGGGAACGAAATTTACGGACCATGGCAGCATGGGCATTGCACGGCGGAGCAATTCGCGCACCGGTATAACCGTTTTGCGGATGCGATGAAAGCGGTGGATCCGGATATCGTGCTTTTGGCATGCGGCGATTGCGATCCCGAATGGAATCGTACGGTGCTTAGCATTTCGGCGGACAAAATGGACATGCTGACGCTGCATATTTATCACGGCTTTGGTACGGTGGGAATTACCCCTCATACGCCAAAAGAAGAACGGTATCCGGCTGTGATGTCGTTCCCTGAGGTAAGCCGTGCCGCAATCAGCAAGGCTGAAGAGATCATTTCAAGCAATCCGGCCTTCTCGCATGTGAAGCTTGCGATCACGGAGTACAACACAATGTACTATCCGAACACGATTCGCGAAGGGCGTCCGATGGAGCATACGCTGGAATCCGCAGTTGCAAATGCCGCTAATTTGAACGAATTTATCCGGCAATCCCATCTGATCGAGATTGGAAGCTACTCGGATCTGGTCAACGGCTGGCTTGGCGGATGTATCCGGGTTGGAGATTGTTACGCGGATCAGTACCGGGGCAAAGAAACAGGGTGGAGCGGCCGCAGCGGAGTGGTATACGGCACGCCAACCTTCCATGTAATGAAGGCCTATGCGAATCGCGATATTTCCCGCGTATTGAAGGTACAAACAGAAAGTCCAACCTTCGATTGGCCATCCGGCTCGAAGCGGTTTGATTTGGAGCCCGGTGCTTTGCCGGCGCTTGACGTGGCAGCCGGGCTTAATGAATCCGGCAACGTATTGACCTTGTTTGTCGTTAACCGAGGTCTTACAGCGGTTGAGGCTGAGCTGGCTGTCGGTTTGTTTGCGCATGCAGGTGTGGCGGCTGTATGGGAGCTGTCCGGCGATGATTATGAGTTAATCAACGATGTATTTGAGCCGGAAGCCGTAACAGCGGAGGAGAGCCTTCTAAAATTCCAAGATGGCAAGCCGCTGCTGACTTTGAAGCCTCATTCGGTGTACGTCATTGAGGTACGCAAGTAA
- a CDS encoding aminoglycoside phosphotransferase family protein, with protein MNVQLAERKIAEWAEANCTGMGIGPNPIQASYIYNPGGFGNLSFRLTDGRSRLHAKLAPPGKRARLQQWANVSEYLTKNYSAPKLIHDINEEIVPGYPYGLVFEYIEDAVPLAEVLEADGIRSAVLKIIAKLHLDKGLRELLTAAATRTYAEAFEEEYLSRFTEDLVGILESRELLKGFVTDETLTWFGDEIERLREIIRQTPAFQQAAVDVVHNDLNGNNVLVRGDGSFRIIDWDDLSGQGDAAMDYSVLLWPLADDPSWPIWREKVLAAAGDAVVERLELYFRAKLLDDVIDVLADYVEAEQVPEYREEAQRKSKAIHLSSYPKYLAKYEAYS; from the coding sequence ATGAATGTTCAATTGGCAGAGCGAAAAATCGCGGAATGGGCGGAAGCAAACTGTACAGGAATGGGTATCGGCCCGAATCCGATACAGGCAAGTTATATTTACAACCCGGGAGGTTTTGGCAACTTATCTTTCAGGCTAACGGATGGACGGTCGCGTCTTCACGCCAAGCTCGCTCCGCCTGGCAAACGCGCCAGGCTGCAGCAATGGGCGAATGTAAGCGAATATTTAACGAAGAATTATTCAGCACCTAAGCTTATTCATGATATCAACGAAGAAATAGTGCCGGGTTATCCGTATGGACTAGTTTTCGAATACATAGAAGACGCGGTTCCGCTTGCGGAGGTTCTTGAAGCTGACGGGATCCGATCCGCCGTGCTGAAGATCATTGCCAAGCTGCATCTTGATAAGGGGCTTCGGGAGTTGCTTACTGCGGCGGCTACCCGGACCTACGCCGAAGCATTCGAAGAGGAATATCTATCCCGCTTTACGGAAGATCTGGTCGGGATTCTTGAATCACGGGAGCTTCTGAAGGGTTTTGTGACGGATGAGACCCTAACATGGTTTGGAGATGAGATAGAGAGACTAAGGGAAATCATCCGGCAGACTCCCGCTTTTCAACAGGCCGCTGTCGATGTTGTCCATAACGATCTGAATGGCAATAACGTATTGGTACGGGGAGATGGCTCGTTCCGGATCATCGATTGGGATGATCTGTCCGGGCAAGGAGATGCGGCGATGGATTATTCCGTGCTCCTCTGGCCGCTTGCCGACGATCCTTCATGGCCGATCTGGAGAGAGAAGGTACTTGCGGCTGCCGGAGATGCCGTTGTCGAACGGCTTGAGCTTTATTTTCGGGCAAAGCTTCTGGATGATGTCATTGACGTTCTCGCCGATTACGTTGAAGCAGAGCAAGTGCCTGAATATAGAGAAGAAGCCCAACGCAAGTCGAAAGCTATTCATCTGTCCTCTTATCCAAAGTATCTTGCTAAATATGAAGCTTACTCTTAA
- a CDS encoding response regulator transcription factor: MKRSILLVEDDTLMREFITDYFKKEQWDVHEAENGRVALELFERVSVDLIVLDIMMPEMDGWSVCRRIREKSDVPIIMITARAEDEDQLMGFELGADEYVTKPLSPRVLVARANALMKRTERTVGREAELLQYGELSVNREAHTVTVTGELINLSPKEYDLLLFLIKHDGKVLSRDYILNAVWGYEYLGDLRTVDTHIKKLRAKLGDAGKLIATVIRSGYRFESEA; the protein is encoded by the coding sequence ATGAAACGAAGTATTTTATTAGTGGAAGACGATACGCTCATGCGGGAATTTATAACGGATTATTTCAAAAAAGAGCAATGGGATGTCCACGAGGCGGAGAACGGAAGGGTTGCGCTTGAGTTGTTCGAGCGAGTCTCCGTCGACCTGATTGTGTTAGACATTATGATGCCGGAGATGGACGGCTGGTCCGTATGCAGACGGATCCGCGAGAAATCGGATGTTCCTATAATTATGATCACGGCAAGGGCCGAGGACGAAGATCAATTGATGGGCTTCGAGCTGGGAGCAGACGAATACGTAACGAAGCCGCTAAGTCCAAGGGTGCTGGTCGCCCGGGCAAACGCCTTGATGAAGAGAACGGAAAGAACGGTGGGGCGGGAAGCGGAGCTCCTTCAATACGGAGAATTGTCGGTGAACCGCGAGGCCCATACGGTTACGGTGACTGGGGAACTCATTAATCTGTCACCCAAAGAATACGATCTGCTGCTATTCCTGATCAAGCATGACGGTAAAGTTTTGTCCCGGGACTATATTCTGAATGCGGTATGGGGATACGAGTACCTTGGAGATTTGCGGACCGTGGACACTCATATCAAGAAATTAAGAGCCAAGCTCGGAGACGCCGGCAAACTGATTGCGACCGTCATCCGATCCGGCTACAGGTTTGAATCGGAAGCATGA